A region of Silurus meridionalis isolate SWU-2019-XX chromosome 15, ASM1480568v1, whole genome shotgun sequence DNA encodes the following proteins:
- the spout1 gene encoding putative methyltransferase C9orf114 homolog, whose translation MEDSTSKKKLLSGEGEEKINWKKRKAEKKEQKQRWKEAKLIRQLEKQNQTKEEELKQLQSQDKDEEAKGRLYTVSVALPGSVLDNAQSPELRTYLAGQIARACTVFCVDEVVVFDEQGDDTKGTVEGEFKGVGKKGQACVQLARILQFLECPQYLRKAFFPKHHDLQFAGLLNPLDSPHHMRIDEEAEFREGVVVDRPCKAGKGSFVNCGMRKEVQIDKQLQPGLRVTVRLNKNQISESRVYKGVVVSPHVPRTEGGLYWGYSVRLASCLSAVMTECPFKDGYDLTIGTSEKGSNADDANLPPFRHMLVVFGGLQGLEASVDADPNLDVTDPSVLFDLYLNTCPGQGSRTIRTEEAILISLSSLRQKIKTDQAKL comes from the exons ATGGAAGATTCAACGTCGAAAAAGAAACTCTTATCTGGAGAG GGTGAAGAAAAAATCAACTGGAAAAAACGAAAAGCAGAAA AGAAGGAACAAAAGCAGAGATGGAAGGAGGCAAAGCTGATTCggcagctggagaaacaaaaccaGACAAAAGAGGAAGAGCTCAAGCAGCTGCAATCTCAGGATAAGGATGAGGAGGCTAAAG GTCGTTTGTACACAGTTAGTGTTGCTCTGCCAGGCTCAGTGTTGGATAATGCACAGTCGCCCGAACTCCGTACTTACCTGGCGGGACAGATCGCTCGTGCCTGCACCGTCTTCTGTGTGGATGAAGTGGTCGTGTTTGATGAGCAAGGAGACGACACCAA GGGAACTGTCGAGGGCGAGTTTAAAGGAGTTGGAAAGAAAGGTCAAGCATGTGTTCAGCTGGCCAGGATCCTGCAGTTTCTGGAGTGTCCACA ATATTTGCGGAAAGCGTTCTTCCCCAAACACCACGACCTGCAGTTTGCCG gacTGTTGAACCCTCTGGACAGCCCACATCACATGCGTATTGATGAGGAAGCAGAATTCCGAGAGGGTGTGGTGGTGGATCGACCTTGTAAAGCGGGAAAAGGGTCTTTCGTCAACTGTGGGATGAGGAAG GAAGTTCAGATCGATAAGCAGCTTCAGCCCGGTTTAAGGGTGACTGTCCGACTTAATAAAAACCAAATCTCAG AGAGCAGGGTGTATAAAGGAGTGGTCGTGTCTCCTCATGTTCCCAGAACAGAAGGTGGGCTCTACTGGGGCTACAGTGTCCGTCTTGCATCCTGCCTTA GTGCTGTAATGACCGAGTGTCCTTTCAAAGATGGCTATGATCTGACTATTGGGACATCTGAAAAGGGCAGCAATGCTGATGATGCCAATCTTCCTCCGTTCAG gcaCATGTTAGTGGTGTTTGGTGGGCTTCAGGGTCTGGAAGCGAGTGTTGACGCTGACCCAAACCTGGACGTAACTGACCCCAGTGTGCTCTTCGACCTCTACCTCAACACGTGTCCCGGTCAGGGCAGCCGTACCATCCGAACCGAG GAGGCAATATTGATCTCCTTGTCATCATTACGACAAAAAATCAAAACTGACCAAGCTAAACTGTAA